From the genome of Patescibacteria group bacterium, one region includes:
- a CDS encoding class F sortase: MRTKNILIFLLIGLLFLWQHFIIQNIKTTQQNIVVKKETPLSNMQIVSKTRLPLLLNIPKLNINANIQYVSLTPDGLMDVPSNQFEVAWYQPGTPPGEIGSAVITGHFGKENSVFNDLDELKKGDEIKIINDQSNAVVFVVSKTEKYEADDNASTVFFSDDNQAHLNLITCQGVWNKNTKSYPSRLIIFTDLK; encoded by the coding sequence TTGCGTACAAAAAATATATTAATATTCTTATTAATAGGATTGCTGTTTTTATGGCAACATTTTATTATTCAAAACATCAAAACTACACAACAAAATATAGTTGTTAAAAAGGAAACTCCCCTTTCAAACATGCAAATCGTTTCGAAGACCAGACTACCGTTATTATTAAATATTCCAAAATTGAACATCAATGCTAATATTCAATATGTCAGCCTCACCCCAGATGGATTAATGGATGTTCCAAGTAATCAATTTGAAGTGGCTTGGTATCAACCGGGGACACCACCAGGAGAAATAGGCAGTGCAGTTATTACAGGGCATTTCGGAAAAGAAAATTCAGTTTTTAATGATTTAGATGAATTAAAAAAAGGAGACGAAATAAAGATTATAAACGATCAAAGCAATGCCGTCGTTTTTGTTGTCAGTAAAACTGAAAAATACGAAGCCGATGATAATGCATCAACAGTATTTTTTTCAGACGATAACCAAGCTCACCTTAACTTGATAACTTGCCAAGGTGTTTGGAATAAAAATACAAAAAGCTATCCATCAAGATTAATAATTTTTACGGATTTAAAATAA
- the rfbB gene encoding dTDP-glucose 4,6-dehydratase, protein MKNILVCGGAGFIGSNFVRHMLEAHPNYRIVNYDKLTYAGNLENLRDIENNPNYTFVQGDIVDLDFLNKTIVDHNITHVINFAAETHVDRSIHGGSKDFVMTNSLGVQMILDAVKINKIEKFVNVSTDEVYGALELDSEDMFTEDTPIMPNMPYAAAKAGGDLMCNAYFKTHGTPVVVTHCSNNYGPYQFPEKLIPFFIFKLIAGEKVPVYGDGLNVRDWIHVRDHATALDLLLHKGEPGEVYNIGSDNERNNMDVTRMMLKVLGKDEDSIEYVADRPGHDRRYAIDASKIFALGWRPEYTFDKFEAGLKETVDWYLANTEWVEALRKKKEEMNDWQEDFFRIKK, encoded by the coding sequence ATTAAAAATATCTTGGTTTGTGGTGGAGCCGGCTTTATTGGTTCGAATTTTGTTCGCCATATGCTAGAGGCTCATCCAAACTATAGAATAGTTAACTACGATAAGTTAACTTATGCCGGCAACTTAGAAAACCTTCGAGATATTGAGAATAACCCAAATTATACATTTGTTCAGGGCGATATTGTTGACCTGGATTTTTTAAATAAAACTATTGTCGACCATAATATAACTCATGTTATTAATTTTGCAGCTGAAACTCACGTCGACAGGTCTATTCATGGAGGAAGCAAAGATTTTGTGATGACAAATTCTCTTGGTGTTCAGATGATATTGGACGCAGTTAAAATAAATAAAATTGAAAAATTTGTAAATGTATCCACCGATGAAGTATATGGAGCGCTTGAGCTTGATTCCGAAGACATGTTTACTGAAGACACTCCAATCATGCCAAATATGCCTTATGCGGCTGCAAAGGCTGGTGGTGACTTAATGTGTAATGCTTATTTCAAAACTCACGGCACTCCTGTAGTAGTAACTCATTGTTCGAATAATTATGGTCCTTATCAGTTTCCAGAAAAACTAATACCATTTTTTATATTTAAGCTTATTGCCGGCGAAAAAGTTCCTGTTTATGGCGATGGCCTAAATGTTCGAGACTGGATTCATGTTCGTGATCATGCCACTGCCCTAGATTTACTTTTGCACAAAGGTGAGCCAGGAGAGGTTTATAATATCGGCTCCGATAACGAAAGAAACAATATGGACGTCACAAGGATGATGTTAAAGGTTCTTGGAAAAGATGAAGATAGTATAGAATATGTAGCAGATAGACCAGGTCATGACAGAAGATATGCGATTGATGCTAGTAAAATATTTGCTCTTGGCTGGAGACCAGAATATACTTTTGATAAATTCGAAGCTGGCCTTAAGGAAACAGTTGATTGGTATCTTGCTAATACAGAATGGGTGGAAGCACTTAGAAAGAAAAAAGAAGAAATGAACGATTGGCAAGAAGATTTTTTTAGAATCAAAAAATAA
- a CDS encoding exopolysaccharide biosynthesis polyprenyl glycosylphosphotransferase, with amino-acid sequence MNNKIKKIFLLLGDISMLYISLYLTLLLRYRDNFSVEIWQNHYPPFTYIFIAWLFLFYFLNLYNLYFTQNSKIFYRSIIKSIGIAGVIAALFFYLNPSIGIAPKINLLLYILVFSFVFSLWRFFYNSILFSYLPKNRIAFIGVNDQISEIIYFLKANPNAGYKPLLIIDAKSELTESYHGIKTIRDISNLKDDIKRNHINTIVLSTNPDNSSVLRQQLFSSLSLKLDFINSINFYELIIGKVPIDAINQMWFLENLNEGGKALFDRTKSIFDFLFALSILLLTLPFWILIIIIIKIESHGPVFFKQIRISKDGKEFSIIKFRTMKIENNNFAPTTKNDSRITSFGSFLRKSRIDEIPQALNILKGEMSFVGPRPERPEIIKDLEKVVPFYKERMLVKPGLTGWDQVSGEYHSPSVDDTLKKLQYDLYYVKNRSIYLDTSILLKTISVVMNRAGM; translated from the coding sequence ATGAATAATAAAATTAAAAAGATTTTTCTCTTGCTGGGCGATATCTCAATGCTATACATTTCTCTCTATTTAACCCTCTTGTTGAGATATAGAGATAATTTTAGTGTTGAAATTTGGCAAAACCACTATCCTCCCTTTACTTATATTTTCATTGCTTGGCTTTTCTTGTTTTACTTTTTAAATCTTTATAATCTCTATTTTACTCAAAATAGCAAAATATTCTATCGTTCTATTATAAAAAGTATCGGAATCGCTGGTGTTATTGCTGCTCTTTTTTTCTATTTAAACCCATCCATTGGAATTGCTCCAAAAATAAACCTACTGCTATACATCCTAGTATTTTCGTTTGTTTTTTCTCTTTGGCGATTTTTTTATAATTCCATTTTATTTTCTTATCTTCCAAAAAATCGCATTGCCTTTATAGGAGTAAATGATCAAATATCTGAAATAATTTATTTTTTAAAAGCAAATCCAAATGCTGGCTACAAACCACTTCTTATTATTGACGCCAAAAGCGAGCTTACTGAGAGCTACCACGGGATTAAAACCATTAGAGATATTAGCAATCTAAAAGATGATATTAAAAGGAACCATATAAATACCATTGTCTTATCAACCAACCCGGATAACTCCAGCGTTCTAAGACAGCAATTATTTTCCTCCCTCTCTCTTAAACTTGATTTCATAAATTCTATTAACTTCTATGAACTCATCATTGGTAAGGTTCCGATAGACGCCATTAATCAAATGTGGTTTTTAGAAAATCTCAACGAAGGTGGGAAGGCCTTGTTTGATAGAACTAAAAGTATATTTGATTTTTTGTTTGCGCTTAGCATCTTACTACTCACACTTCCCTTTTGGATTTTAATAATAATTATTATTAAAATAGAAAGTCATGGCCCAGTATTTTTTAAACAGATTAGAATTAGTAAAGACGGGAAAGAATTCAGCATAATAAAGTTTAGAACAATGAAGATAGAAAACAATAATTTCGCCCCAACCACCAAGAATGATTCAAGAATAACTTCTTTCGGTTCATTCCTAAGAAAAAGTAGAATCGACGAGATTCCGCAAGCTCTAAATATTTTAAAAGGTGAGATGAGCTTTGTTGGACCAAGACCGGAGCGACCAGAAATTATCAAAGACCTCGAAAAGGTTGTTCCATTCTATAAAGAAAGGATGCTCGTAAAGCCGGGCTTAACAGGCTGGGATCAAGTTTCTGGTGAATATCATTCACCAAGTGTAGACGACACCTTAAAAAAACTTCAATATGATCTCTATTATGTAAAAAATAGGTCAATATACCTAGACACTTCAATTCTCCTAAAAACAATTTCAGTTGTTATGAATAGAGCCGGGATGTAG
- a CDS encoding HIT family protein has protein sequence MTDCIFCKIVNKEINSHKIYENDAVLAFLDVLPMSSGHTIVIPKEHISDMESISDTQLAEMTRTIKLLGKAMIEGLGVEGYSVFLDNKSAANQHVPHIHFHVVPRKEGDGFERWAQSAYEEGEAEFVATKISREIS, from the coding sequence ATGACAGACTGTATTTTTTGTAAGATCGTTAACAAAGAGATTAACTCTCACAAGATTTATGAGAATGATGCTGTACTTGCCTTTCTGGATGTTCTTCCAATGAGTTCAGGACATACTATTGTTATTCCTAAAGAACATATCTCAGACATGGAATCGATTAGCGATACCCAGTTAGCTGAAATGACTAGAACAATTAAGCTTCTTGGTAAGGCTATGATAGAAGGCCTTGGTGTCGAGGGTTATAGCGTTTTTCTTGATAATAAAAGTGCTGCCAATCAACATGTTCCTCACATTCATTTTCATGTTGTTCCAAGAAAAGAAGGGGATGGATTTGAGAGATGGGCACAAAGTGCCTATGAAGAAGGAGAGGCAGAATTTGTGGCGACAAAAATTTCAAGAGAAATAAGTTAG
- a CDS encoding prohibitin family protein, protein MSQTINVDPITGAIKGTKRIFVTVLISLAIVIFLVNAIRIVGAGETGVYSLFGKVKDNEVKSGLHVINPFAKITPMSIRTEEYTMSVTKNEGKISGADAITSLTKEGLSVDLDMTVLYRIEEERASDIYKDVGLNFEDKILRPSIRTSIRDVIAQYEAKDIYSEKRQEAATKIKEALSNNLGDRGIIIEDVLLRNVALPPNLANAIQEKLQAEQEAQKYEFILQRESKEKERKIIEAEGQRDAQKIINESLTTNYLYYLYINGLKDREGTIYVPTGTNSGVPLFKGLGN, encoded by the coding sequence ATGAGTCAAACAATTAATGTTGACCCCATAACTGGGGCAATAAAGGGGACAAAGAGAATTTTTGTCACCGTCTTAATATCACTCGCAATCGTTATCTTTCTAGTCAATGCTATTAGGATAGTTGGGGCAGGAGAAACAGGAGTTTATTCTTTATTTGGAAAAGTAAAAGACAATGAAGTTAAATCAGGGCTTCATGTTATTAACCCTTTTGCAAAAATCACTCCAATGTCAATTAGGACTGAAGAATACACAATGAGTGTCACAAAAAACGAAGGAAAAATTTCTGGGGCAGACGCTATTACTTCATTAACAAAGGAAGGACTTAGTGTCGATCTTGATATGACTGTTCTTTATCGAATTGAAGAAGAGAGAGCTTCAGACATTTACAAAGATGTTGGACTTAACTTTGAAGACAAGATACTACGTCCATCGATTAGAACTTCCATTAGAGACGTTATCGCTCAGTATGAAGCAAAGGATATTTATTCAGAAAAGAGACAAGAGGCTGCTACAAAAATAAAAGAAGCATTAAGTAATAACCTAGGTGATAGAGGTATAATAATTGAGGACGTGTTATTGAGAAATGTTGCTCTTCCTCCAAATTTAGCCAATGCTATCCAAGAGAAGCTTCAAGCAGAACAAGAAGCCCAGAAATACGAGTTTATCCTTCAAAGGGAAAGTAAAGAAAAGGAAAGAAAAATAATTGAAGCAGAAGGACAAAGAGATGCTCAAAAGATTATTAACGAAAGTCTTACAACGAATTATCTCTATTATCTTTATATTAATGGATTGAAAGACAGAGAAGGAACAATTTATGTCCCAACAGGAACTAATAGTGGAGTACCTTTGTTTAAAGGTTTAGGTAATTAA
- the raiA gene encoding ribosome-associated translation inhibitor RaiA yields the protein MQVRIKATKIEMTDAIRDYVQQKADMLEKYLGSYEAVNCDVEVGLNSGRHQKGKIFKAEMNLQVPGELLRVEKEAEDLYKAIEKVKDHMAQAIVKYKEKRK from the coding sequence ATGCAAGTAAGAATAAAAGCAACTAAAATTGAAATGACAGATGCTATCAGAGATTATGTTCAACAAAAAGCAGATATGTTAGAAAAATATTTAGGAAGTTATGAGGCTGTTAATTGTGATGTTGAAGTTGGACTTAATTCAGGAAGACATCAAAAAGGAAAAATCTTTAAAGCAGAAATGAATCTACAAGTTCCAGGGGAACTACTCCGAGTAGAAAAAGAAGCAGAAGACCTATACAAAGCCATCGAAAAAGTAAAAGATCATATGGCTCAAGCGATTGTTAAGTATAAGGAGAAGAGAAAATAA
- the frr gene encoding ribosome recycling factor, producing the protein MNTYIEEKQGDFENIMEYFKKDISSIRTGRANPAVLEGVMVEAYGVKTPLNGVANINVADSQSLLVAPWDKSVIKDVEKAIVDADLGLGVMNDGEKIRLTVPQMTEENRKELVKKLNEKMEKSRISVRQLRDDIKDGIEKDEKEKEISEDDKFSSIKELDERIREFNDEIKNIRDSKEADIMTI; encoded by the coding sequence ATGAATACCTACATTGAAGAAAAACAAGGAGACTTTGAAAATATAATGGAATATTTTAAGAAAGATATTTCAAGCATTAGAACAGGTCGAGCTAACCCAGCGGTTCTGGAGGGTGTTATGGTTGAGGCTTATGGAGTTAAGACACCTCTTAACGGTGTTGCCAATATTAATGTGGCAGACTCACAGAGTTTACTTGTGGCTCCTTGGGATAAAAGTGTAATTAAAGACGTTGAAAAGGCAATCGTGGATGCTGATTTGGGATTGGGTGTTATGAATGACGGAGAGAAAATTCGTCTGACGGTTCCTCAAATGACAGAAGAGAATAGGAAAGAATTGGTAAAGAAATTGAATGAAAAAATGGAAAAATCTCGTATTTCTGTTAGACAATTGAGAGATGATATTAAAGATGGAATTGAAAAGGATGAAAAAGAAAAAGAGATAAGCGAAGATGACAAGTTCTCATCAATCAAAGAGCTGGATGAGAGGATTCGTGAGTTCAATGATGAAATAAAGAATATTAGAGATTCTAAAGAAGCAGATATAATGACAATTTAG
- a CDS encoding FdtA/QdtA family cupin domain-containing protein produces MDLKFEKLKVNKIQAPDFIMSPLELKDYIDFDVKRVYFITEIKGNTGQHCHKIEKELFVLLKGTCTATIDYGNGIEEIKIQGPSDALYVGEYVWHGFKNFSDDAILLALSSTNYNPNRSDYIEDYNEYQKFLSERS; encoded by the coding sequence ATGGACTTAAAATTTGAGAAACTAAAAGTAAATAAAATTCAAGCACCAGACTTTATAATGAGTCCTTTAGAACTCAAAGACTATATAGACTTTGATGTTAAGCGAGTTTATTTTATTACAGAAATCAAAGGAAATACAGGTCAACATTGTCATAAGATTGAAAAGGAACTATTTGTCTTGCTTAAGGGTACTTGCACAGCTACAATTGATTATGGTAATGGTATTGAAGAAATAAAAATACAAGGTCCATCTGACGCCCTTTATGTTGGAGAATATGTTTGGCATGGATTTAAAAATTTTTCAGACGATGCGATTTTGCTAGCTCTTTCATCAACTAATTACAATCCAAATAGGTCTGATTATATTGAGGACTATAATGAGTATCAAAAATTTCTTTCAGAGAGGAGCTAA
- a CDS encoding HIT family protein: MSNCIFCKIVEGSLPSNKVYEDENVLAFLDIAPIHSGHILVIPKKHFSNLEEIPEDLLSDVIKVVKQMGLALKKGMACEGYNLVENNDPVAGQDVPHIHFHLIPRVKGDGLGLWPSKEYKEGEAQEVLEKIKKFL; this comes from the coding sequence ATGAGTAATTGTATTTTTTGTAAAATTGTAGAGGGATCTTTACCAAGCAACAAAGTATATGAAGATGAGAATGTTTTAGCTTTTTTAGATATTGCGCCTATTCATTCCGGCCATATTTTGGTTATTCCAAAAAAACATTTTTCAAATCTTGAAGAAATCCCAGAAGATTTATTGTCTGATGTGATAAAAGTAGTTAAACAAATGGGATTGGCTCTGAAAAAAGGCATGGCTTGCGAAGGATATAATTTAGTTGAAAATAATGACCCAGTCGCGGGTCAAGATGTTCCACATATTCATTTTCATCTTATCCCAAGAGTCAAAGGTGATGGTCTTGGTTTGTGGCCTTCAAAAGAGTATAAAGAGGGGGAGGCTCAAGAAGTACTAGAAAAAATTAAAAAGTTTTTATAA
- a CDS encoding DNA polymerase III subunit delta' yields the protein MKNDAKSKYKWPLIGNKKNIDFLSRGLANNKLTSSYIFSGPDNMGKTKLAEHFAKIILCEEKDTSYSEKPCGTCSSCKKFNSQTTNDNPEKEFAHGDFYIVKKEKDKKNISVEQVRDLIRSFGMSSFSDSYKVGIIKHADTLSESASNALLKILEEPRKKVVIILVSSNIDKMLTTIISRCQVLDFGPVEINKINKYLLDNYKLTRSAAKNYSRISLGRPALALKFIEDKEFYSNYTHRLDLLLDLIESGDINEKFSLVASMIDKKLSGLEASAVLKRLLETLQGVYRDLYLINYGLNNLVQNEIVDTRLKKMQVKNSINKITNILDEIEKSEDYIGANLSSKLILENITLSL from the coding sequence ATGAAAAATGATGCAAAAAGTAAGTATAAGTGGCCACTTATAGGAAATAAAAAAAATATTGATTTTCTCTCTCGTGGTTTAGCTAATAATAAGTTAACAAGTTCATATATTTTTTCAGGCCCAGATAATATGGGAAAGACCAAATTAGCTGAGCATTTTGCAAAAATTATTCTTTGTGAAGAAAAAGACACTAGCTACAGTGAAAAGCCTTGTGGAACATGTTCATCTTGCAAGAAGTTTAATTCTCAGACAACTAATGATAATCCTGAAAAAGAGTTTGCCCATGGAGACTTCTATATTGTTAAAAAAGAAAAAGATAAAAAAAACATATCAGTTGAGCAAGTCAGAGATTTGATTCGCTCTTTCGGAATGAGCTCTTTTTCTGATTCTTATAAGGTGGGTATTATAAAACATGCCGACACTTTAAGCGAATCAGCTTCTAACGCACTGCTCAAAATTTTAGAAGAGCCTAGGAAAAAGGTTGTAATAATTCTTGTTTCATCAAACATTGATAAAATGTTAACGACCATTATTTCTCGTTGTCAGGTTCTCGATTTTGGACCTGTCGAAATAAATAAAATAAATAAATATTTACTTGATAATTATAAGTTAACGAGAAGCGCTGCTAAGAATTATTCTCGTATTTCTCTTGGAAGACCAGCGCTCGCTCTTAAATTTATTGAAGATAAAGAATTTTATAGTAACTATACTCATAGGCTTGATTTGCTTTTAGATCTAATTGAGAGCGGTGATATAAATGAAAAATTTTCATTAGTTGCTAGCATGATTGATAAAAAACTAAGTGGTTTAGAGGCGTCAGCTGTTCTCAAGAGATTACTTGAAACCTTGCAAGGCGTATATCGAGACTTGTATCTAATAAACTACGGCCTAAACAATTTAGTTCAAAATGAAATAGTCGATACGCGACTTAAAAAAATGCAAGTAAAAAATAGTATAAACAAAATAACAAATATTTTAGATGAAATTGAAAAATCTGAGGACTATATTGGAGCAAATTTGAGTTCAAAATTAATTTTAGAAAATATAACTTTATCTTTGTAA
- the rseP gene encoding RIP metalloprotease RseP, translated as MFFTIIVFLAVLSLLVLVHELGHFLTARKFGAKSEEFGLGFPPRAIGIYKSTEGKWKKVYGTKEVTDAADTIYSLNWLPLGGFVKIKGEDGENSDSDSFVSRKMWQKAIILSAGVTMNIVLAFVLISAGYMIGFPQAIDAEISGGTVVDPQIQVIELLENSVAEVAGMKSGDVITGIDGIEFENFAALQAYVDENVANEINYEVRRGYEEIEFSMTPEIREETERGGVGISIVELGTVKYSFFRSIWEGLKTTGLITWLILLAFFNLIKDLIMGSGVGVEVAGPVGIAAITGQAARLGIAHLLQFTALLSINLAIINILPIPALDGGRLLFLLVEKIKGSPIKRETEALIHNTGFILLMILILIVTFNDVSRYSGAIKGLFSRIIN; from the coding sequence ATGTTTTTTACGATAATAGTATTTTTAGCAGTCTTATCTCTTTTGGTTCTTGTTCATGAATTGGGGCATTTCTTGACAGCAAGGAAGTTTGGAGCAAAATCAGAGGAATTTGGACTTGGTTTTCCTCCGAGGGCAATTGGAATATATAAAAGCACTGAAGGGAAATGGAAAAAGGTTTATGGAACCAAGGAGGTAACAGATGCAGCGGATACAATTTATTCCCTAAACTGGCTTCCTCTAGGCGGTTTTGTAAAAATAAAAGGAGAAGACGGAGAGAATAGTGATTCAGATAGTTTTGTAAGTAGAAAAATGTGGCAGAAAGCTATTATTTTGTCAGCGGGAGTTACTATGAATATTGTTCTTGCCTTTGTGTTGATATCAGCTGGGTACATGATTGGATTCCCCCAGGCAATTGATGCCGAAATTTCCGGTGGAACAGTAGTAGATCCGCAAATTCAAGTTATTGAACTTCTTGAAAATTCAGTGGCGGAAGTTGCTGGAATGAAGTCAGGCGATGTGATTACGGGCATTGATGGCATTGAGTTCGAAAACTTCGCAGCTCTGCAGGCTTATGTAGATGAAAATGTAGCCAATGAAATAAATTATGAAGTGAGGCGGGGATATGAGGAGATAGAATTCAGTATGACGCCGGAGATACGTGAAGAAACAGAACGGGGTGGAGTAGGTATATCTATTGTTGAACTTGGAACGGTTAAATATTCATTCTTTAGATCAATTTGGGAAGGACTGAAAACAACAGGACTAATAACATGGTTGATATTGCTCGCTTTCTTCAATCTCATAAAAGATCTTATCATGGGTTCTGGAGTTGGAGTAGAAGTAGCTGGTCCAGTTGGAATAGCGGCTATTACAGGACAAGCAGCTCGATTGGGGATAGCTCATTTACTACAATTTACAGCTCTTCTTTCTATTAATTTGGCAATTATTAATATCCTGCCAATTCCGGCACTCGATGGAGGAAGATTATTATTCCTATTAGTTGAGAAAATAAAAGGGAGCCCAATTAAAAGAGAGACAGAAGCCTTGATTCATAATACTGGTTTTATACTTTTGATGATTTTAATATTAATTGTAACCTTTAATGATGTCTCTAGATATAGCGGAGCTATAAAAGGACTTTTTAGTAGGATAATTAACTAA